CCCCAGCTGGACGCTCCCCAAACACCAACACTCGTCCTTCCTTCCGccccctgctcctgcacacGTCCTTCCATCCCAGCCACCTCCTCGCCCTCTCCCCGTGTCCcgcagctctctctctctctccctctctcctcccttccccagacCACGGGATTTTCTATTCCTATTTAAAAGCTTCCCCGGCTCTGTCGGAAATCggatttcctttttcctggaCGCGTTTCCTGGCTTCACCGCCGCGGCGGGGCAGGCGAGGGGGAGCGgccgggggctgcgggcaggCTGCCCGTGGGTGGGTGCCGAGGGGTCGGGGTCCTGCCTGGTCAGGGCTCCCCCTCCTTCACTCCCCCCGCGCCTTTTTTTTACCCCTAGATCCAGTCGGGGAAACTTTATTCAAAGACGGCAAGACCCAGGCGTGGGGGTCTCTCAACCCGGGCGTACAAAAAGGTAAGAGCATGGCTGTCCCTTCCTCGGCATCGGCACTGCTCCCGCCCGGCCCGCCTGGAGCGGGGACCCCCGGGCACCCCTACTGCTCCCAGCAGCCATCGGAAATCTCTTTCCGTCCGTGTGCCGGGTGCGTCCCGCCACCAAAACCGCGAGACAGCCGGGAGAGCGGCCGAGCCCCGGCGGCTGGGAGCTGCCGTCTCATTGCAGCGGCGGCGAGCGGGGTGCCTACAGCCCCCGGAGCTCCGCAGCGGGACCAGACGAGTGCGAGGTCCCAGCTAGGATCCTCCTCGGTGCTCTGGATATATCCGACGGGGAGGGAAGCTGCCAGCCAACCCGGGACGGGGCTAATCCGGGTTTGGGGAAGCCATACCTAAGGCCGGGGGAATAAGGTGAGAGACCATCcgggagggagctgctggtgcagggctgggacttGGGTACAGCGGCGGTCGGCTGGGAGATGATGGATTCCCGGGAGCAGGAGCCATATGTCCAGGTAAAGCCGTTCAGCGATCGGCCAAGGGTTGACGGGGAGCAACCTGGAGCCTGCTAGGGAGTGCAGCAGGGCAGGCGGGGAGCCAGCGCTGCAGTGTCTGGGCCATGTAGCTTCCGTGACTGGGAAGGAGACAAGAGCCGGGGAGTGCTCTGAGCAGTAAAAGGGGAACCCTGGCATAGGCGTGTGAGGGGAGCAAAGCGCGGACTACACGGGATACTTTTGCCTCTGCACTGTGGACTCTGCCCCAGGCATATCTTGCGCACTGCTCTGAGAAGGACCTTTTGGGATCCTTGGGGGTTTCCTCAAAGAGCTTTCGGGCATTGCaaaagagcatcctgcagcGGGCAGGATTGAGCCTTGCAACCCTACCCAGCTACACCTCCCAACACCTCCCCGTCCCCCTGGCATGGTGTGGAGGACCTCGTGGGTAGGGGATAGCAGGAGCCCATCACGGGGGGctgaggggatggagaaggggtgAGAGCTGCAGATGTACCCTGGAAAGGGGAGATCTCCCACCTTGTTCCTGGGATCGAAGATTTGGAAATACAGTACCTTGGAAGGATCTGGGCTTGTCTGCCTGGATCAGGATGTCTGAGAAGGGTTTGGTGGGATGGGAACGGATGGGGAACAGCTGTTCTTTCCTTATGCCAGAGTGAGAACTGGGGGGCACCAGCTAAAACAGGCAAGTGTAAAATGAGTAGGATGAGGTGGTTCTTTGTGGGAAATGTAACTGAAATGTAGGGGTGCTGTGGGGGTTGGGGGTGCCAACTCCATCAGACAGAATAGTCACAGAAAAGTACCTGGAGGAGGATGAAATGCAAAGATACTTCCTCTGCTGTGGGAAGGGCCAGTGCTGTAGGGGCTGGGGTTaggagcagggatgtggggGGGCTGCTGTTTGGGAGGGAGTGGGTGGCTCTAGGTAAATGAGCTACAGGGTGGATGTGTCACAGAGGTGGGACTGCTTATCACCCTAAGGTGCAAGAACACTCTCTTCTCTTGAGCTCTGGCCAGGCTCACTGGTGTCCTTGTGCCTCACAATGGGCATGTCCAGCTGTGCAAGGCTCCTGCGTGTGCACAGCCTGACACAGGGGCATACTGGGAAACCACCAAGAGTGCTCCTTAGTGCAAACTGCAGATGCAATGGTCATGGCTTGGAGCAGACAGTTTTCCTCTGGAAATAAGGAACCCTGGTGCTGATTCAAACTCACAGCAGGTCCTGCCTTTTCCTGATCTCTTTTTCCCCTACAACTGCCCACACTTGCCAGGTGTGCAGGTCAGAGCAGAAGCATTGCATCCTGACTTCGGCTTGCTGTGGAGACATCCTTGCAGGGCACAGTGCCCCTAGAGatgggcaggggctgtgctgtggcACCAGCTCAGTTTCAAGGAGAGGTGGCAGTGGGGACTATGGGTTCTGGGATGGATATGGATACTGCCAAGATACTTCTCTCTTGGGGCTGCAGATGCAAGAATCAAGCCAGATCCTCACCCCAAAGCAAATTAGCAGGTCTTCAGTGGGCTGCAAATGAGGGCAGAAGGGAGGTGAGGACCCTAGATCAAGGCTCACTGCAGCCTGCACAGACCTCTGAGTGTCCCAGGGTGCAAGGGCATCATCTCCTCTTGCCTGTGGGGCGGAATAGGGTAGGGATACTTTAAAAAGAGACAAGACCTCATTACCATCTTCTGTGTCTCTACAACAGGCAAGATGCATTGAGCTGAATCTGGGTCTGGGAGGGGACAACAGAGCGGGGAGGCAAGGATGTGTGTCCTGAGAGGGAATTTTAACCTCTCTGGGGCCCGGCCTTGCAGGCAGTGGGCAGATCCAGCTGTGGCAgttcctgctggagctgctgtcagACCGAGCCAACCTGAACTGCATCGCCTGGGAAGGCACGAACGGGGAGTTCAAGCTGATCGACCCTGACGAGGTGGCACGGCGCTGGGGCGAGCGGAAGAGCAAACCCAACATGAATTACGACAAGCTGAGCCGGGCACTGCGTTACTACTATGACAAGAACATCATGACCAAGGTCCATGGCAAGCGCTATGCCTACAAATTCGACTTCCATGGGCTGGCACAGGTCTGCCAGCCGGCTGCCCCTGATCACACCCTCTACAAGTTTCAGGGCAACCTGGCCCCGCTGCCCTTCTCAGGCATCTCCAAACTCAATCTCATGACCTCGGGGGTGACACCAGCTGGCTTCTCATACTGGCCTGGCTCCAGCCCATCCCTCTACCCTGGGCACgggctccagccctctgccccattcagcaccatGGCAGCCTCCCACCTCAACAACATGAACAACCACTACCATTAGAGGCTGGGCCAGGCAGAactccctgcccctggcagcaTGGAGCTGTGGAGCAGTGGAGTTAGGCAGGGAGGGATAGGGGGGTGGGATTGTGCCCTGCTCTGAGTTGCCCCCTTTTAGATTTGGAGAGTGGCatggggggagaggggtggTTGCAGGGTAGCTGGGTTGGCTCCCTGATACGGGTGGCTGGAGGACAGAAGCTGTCTAAATTTAGGGTGAGAAGGGATCCATGGTCCTGGGAATGGATGTGGATACCTAAAGCAGGGTgtgactggaaagaaaaaacatgggCTCTCTTGTCAGGGACCATGCTCCTCCCCTCCTTCGCAACATACCGCCCACCCCATGAATGTCCTTAGATCTGCCCCCAGCCTATGCCTGTCCTCTCCTCCAGAGAGGAGTtaggagctgcagctccagggcgGATTTGTCCATGGGTGAGGGTAACACTGGGCACGGGACAGGTAAAAGGGATCCTCCTTGTCCCTCCTTGGTCCTCCACCTTTGCCTCCAAAGCCTTTCTTCCCCCCATTCTTCCTACACCTCCTGCTGATTGTGGCTTCCTTCAAGACTTCATGAGAAGCCTTGGTCTGGAAAGTAGGTGCCCCACTTGGGTTAATTCTTGCCAGGGCAGGGCTCTGGGGCTGGAGTTGCCAGAGCCAGGCATGGGAGGCACTACGAGCCCTCAGGGCAAGGCCAGAGCCCAGAgggagcacagccctgcagttcTGCCCTCTCCTCAGTGCCCAATGGCTACATGGGATGGTCCTCAACACCCTGCACATGAACACATGTCTTGCTGGTCTCTTCCAAGTTTAatgctgcagctttgctgtggCTTTAACCACTCACATGCAGGGCTTGGTAGGACACTCTTCATGGGTGGGGACATTTCCCACATCAAAGCTGGGTGGGAGGTGGAGCAAGAGGAGGGAtgacagcagggctgggagctccAGGCAATGAGAGGCAGCCTTGGATGTCTACCCCTGGGTCCAAGGAAGTGACTCCATCCTCTGGAGCAGGACCTTGATGCAGTGGGTAAAGAACAGCTGG
The nucleotide sequence above comes from Heliangelus exortis chromosome 6, bHelExo1.hap1, whole genome shotgun sequence. Encoded proteins:
- the FEV gene encoding protein FEV, with the translated sequence MRHGAGAVPLLLNMYLPDPVGETLFKDGKTQAWGSLNPGVQKGSGQIQLWQFLLELLSDRANLNCIAWEGTNGEFKLIDPDEVARRWGERKSKPNMNYDKLSRALRYYYDKNIMTKVHGKRYAYKFDFHGLAQVCQPAAPDHTLYKFQGNLAPLPFSGISKLNLMTSGVTPAGFSYWPGSSPSLYPGHGLQPSAPFSTMAASHLNNMNNHYH